The proteins below are encoded in one region of Rhododendron vialii isolate Sample 1 chromosome 7a, ASM3025357v1:
- the LOC131333245 gene encoding transcription factor MYB3R-2: protein MEVVKGSDAESSGIPTSDDNSDSADQKPVPIQGMMMTRPTRRSSKGGWTEEENKILAFAVQKFNGRNWKKIAECVPDRTDVQCLHRWQKVLNPELVKGPWSKQEDELIIKLVEEKGTQKWSEIAKCLPGRIGKQCRERWYNHLKPEINKTPWTKEEELALVSAHREYGNQWARIAKFLHGRTENAIKNHWNSSLKKKLELNSTTGIVSRNPESGVCGSKDPKPVEGRKEYEQKVDSDIQRDTFWRLDSEGRENHFQSLKKGNCHAPRDCSNDSISPKNFRIPSSHSALDVAVPTGNCLDGGDSSLSVQNRKDSRAPMKTVGKSLGRLCYEPLEEEDLSIFMRTGKFPSTDSYIRVPSSNPVSYSTPKNTHERRKSDSPESVLRNAATSFKTMPSIIRKRCLKTCSAQGSNASFSDSRSQENRDGLDVSPSKIQKRGNDDAMKCVEKRLESAFDNVFDKLNRSDEGGDASGANS from the exons atGGAAGTAGTTAAAGGGTCCGATGCTGAATCTTCGGGTATTCCGACTTCGGATGATAATAGTGACAGTGCAGACCAAAAGCCAGTCCCCATTCAAGG GATGATGATGACTCGTCCAACAAGACGATCCTCGAAGGGAGGCTGGACAGAGGAAGAG AACAAAATCTTGGCCTTTGCTGTTCAAAAGTTCAATGGAAGAAACTGGAAAAAGATTG CCGAATGTGTTCCTGATAGAACAGATGTTCAGTGCCTTCACCGGTGGCAGAAAGTTCTTAATCCTGAACTTGTTAAAGGTCCTTGGAGCAAACAG GAAGATGAACTTATCATTAAGCTGGTTGAGGAAAAGGGGACTCAGAAGTGGTCTGAAATAGCAAAATGCCTACCCGGTCGCATTGGCAAGCAATGCCGAGAAAG GTGGTACAATCATTTGAAGCCAGAGATAAACAAAACTCCATGGACCAAGGAGGAGGAATTGGCTCTTGTTAGCGCCCATCGAGAATATGGGAACCAGTGGGCTAGAATAGCCAAGTTTCTGCATGGAAG GACTGAAAACGCGATAAAAAATCATTGGAACTCCTCCCTGAAGAAGAAGTTGGAATTGAATTCAACAACTGGTATTGTCTCAAGGAATCCAGAATCCGGTGTATGTGGTTCGAAGGATCCTAAACCAGTAGAGGGGAGAAAAGAGTATGAGCAGAAGGTGGACTCAGACATACAAAGAGACACTTTTTGGAGGTTGGATTCGGAAGGGAGGGAAAATCATTTCCAGTCTCTCAAGAAAGGAAATTGTCATGCTCCCAGAGATTGTTCAAATGATTCAATAAGcccaaaaaatttcagaattccCTCTTCACATTCTGCATTGGATGTGGCTGTTCCAACTGGGAACTGTTTGGATGGTGGAGATTCAAGCCTCAGTGTCCAGAACAGGAAAGACTCAAGAGCACCAATGAAAACAGTGGGAAAAAGTCTTGGTAGATTGTGCTATGAGCCACTCGAGGAGGAGGATCTCAGTATCTTTATGAGAACCGGTAAATTTCCAAGTACAGATAGCTACATTCGAGTACCGTCATCTAATCCAGTTTCTTATAGCACTCCAAAGAATACCCACGAAAGACGCAAGTCTGATAGCCCAGAATCCGTATTGAGGAATGCAGCGACGAGTTTTAAAACCATGCCGTCGATTATAAGGAAAAGATGCCTCAAAACTTGTAGTGCTCAAGGCAGCAATGCAAGTTTCAGTGATAGCAGGTCACAGGAAAATAGGGATGGTCTTGACGTTTCTCCCTCAAAGATTCAGAAGCGCGGAAATGACGATGCAATGAAATGTGTCGAAAAACGTCTGGAGTCTGCCTTTGATAATGTGTTTGATAAGCTGAATAGATCAGATGAAGGTGGTGATGCTTCTGGTGCAAATTCATGA
- the LOC131333246 gene encoding copper transporter 5-like translates to MMHMTMYWGADLTLLFDWWTTDSWPTCSLSLVACFLFSLYQFLESLRILRFKPTSAAAAAADLLSLPPSIEAPFLSKRGGGRRMQGLRRLAHAALFGVNAVIGYALMLAVMSFNGGVFLSVVLGTREGCGDGMRRCCAVQWKP, encoded by the coding sequence atgatgcaCATGACCATGTACTGGGGCGCAGACCTCACCCTGCTATTCGACTGGTGGACCACCGACTCCTGGCCCACCTGCTCCCTCTCCCTCGTCGCCTgcttcctcttctccctctaCCAATTCCTCGAATCCCTCCGCATCCTCCGCTTCAAACCCACCTCCGCCGCCGCTGCCGCCGCTGATCTTCTGTCCCTGCCCCCCTCGATCGAGGCTCCATTCCTCTCGAAAAGAGGAGGCGGCAGACGCATGCAAGGCCTCCGAAGGCTAGCCCACGCCGCGCTCTTCGGAGTCAACGCGGTGATCGGGTACGCCCTCATGCTGGCCGTCATGTCCTTCAACGGAGGTGTGTTTCTGTCTGTGGTTCTGGGGACGAGGGAGGGCTGCGGAGATGGGATGAGGAGGTGTTGTGCCGTACAGTGGAAGCCCTAG